Proteins encoded in a region of the Mycolicibacterium chitae genome:
- a CDS encoding condensation domain-containing protein → MRIGKITVGPLDEWALKPGSVTSWHPTAESAEKARQAPISAVPVSYMQGQHLRNYCERTDAGLNFSRQIIASCEVAGHCDIAAMDHAVNAYLRRHDTFRSWFERADDGGFTRRALPDPDDIEFVPVDHGALSIDEILAHVVAIPSPLEWGCFTFGIIQNEDNFTFFAAMDHVHGDATLIGTTMLEANGMYSALSGTGTALTLPEAGSFDEFCITERERNAELTVDTPEVRAWIEFAENNNGGFPEFPLPLGNPQEATRSDMTTEFLLDPAQTERFDAACGSAGARFVGGLFACLAQVEHELTGTLTYYGLTPRDSRNATDNFMTQGWFTGLIPVTVPIGAASFGEAAWSAQESFDSNLNMAKVPYYRVLELAPWLKWPQPNFPVSNFFHGGAAPLNAVLAAADMGLANNIGIYPDGRFSYQLTIYIFRYGEGTAMAIMHPDNPVARKSVARYLAAMRSVAALVADSGNWGRVA, encoded by the coding sequence TTGCGCATTGGCAAGATAACGGTTGGGCCGCTTGATGAGTGGGCGCTCAAACCCGGTTCGGTCACCTCGTGGCACCCCACGGCCGAGTCGGCCGAAAAGGCACGACAGGCGCCGATCAGTGCGGTACCGGTCAGCTACATGCAGGGGCAGCATCTGCGCAACTACTGCGAGCGGACCGACGCGGGCCTGAACTTCTCCCGGCAGATCATCGCCAGCTGCGAAGTGGCCGGGCACTGCGACATCGCGGCCATGGATCACGCCGTGAACGCCTACCTGCGCCGACACGACACCTTCCGCAGCTGGTTCGAGCGCGCGGACGACGGTGGGTTCACCCGCCGCGCCCTGCCGGACCCGGACGACATCGAGTTCGTCCCGGTCGATCACGGCGCGCTGAGCATCGACGAGATTCTGGCGCACGTGGTGGCCATTCCGAGCCCGTTGGAGTGGGGCTGCTTCACCTTCGGAATCATTCAAAACGAGGACAATTTCACGTTTTTCGCCGCCATGGATCACGTGCACGGAGACGCGACGCTGATCGGTACGACAATGCTGGAAGCAAACGGAATGTATTCGGCGCTGAGCGGGACGGGCACGGCGCTGACACTGCCGGAGGCGGGCAGCTTCGACGAGTTCTGCATTACCGAACGCGAACGCAATGCGGAACTGACGGTGGATACCCCCGAGGTCCGGGCCTGGATCGAATTCGCCGAGAACAACAATGGCGGTTTTCCGGAATTCCCGCTGCCGCTGGGGAATCCGCAGGAGGCCACCCGCAGCGATATGACCACCGAGTTCCTGTTGGACCCCGCGCAAACCGAACGGTTCGACGCCGCGTGCGGGTCGGCCGGGGCGCGCTTCGTGGGCGGTCTGTTCGCCTGCCTGGCCCAAGTGGAGCACGAACTGACCGGCACCCTGACCTACTACGGCCTGACCCCCCGGGATTCCCGCAACGCCACCGACAACTTCATGACGCAGGGCTGGTTCACCGGGTTGATCCCCGTCACCGTCCCGATCGGTGCGGCGTCCTTCGGCGAGGCCGCGTGGTCCGCGCAGGAGTCCTTCGATTCGAATCTGAACATGGCGAAGGTGCCCTACTACCGGGTGCTGGAGTTGGCGCCGTGGCTGAAGTGGCCGCAGCCGAATTTCCCGGTGTCGAATTTCTTCCACGGCGGCGCCGCCCCGCTGAATGCCGTTCTGGCCGCCGCCGATATGGGCCTGGCGAACAACATCGGCATCTATCCGGATGGCCGTTTCTCGTATCAGCTGACCATTTACATATTCCGCTACGGCGAGGGCACGGCAATGGCCATCATGCACCCCGACAATCCGGTTGCGCGGAAATCGGTGGCCCGCTACTTGGCGGCCATGCGGTCGGTGGCCGCGTTGGTCGCCGACAGCGGGAACTGGGGGCGCGTCGCATAG